A genomic segment from Glycine max cultivar Williams 82 chromosome 1, Glycine_max_v4.0, whole genome shotgun sequence encodes:
- the LOC100810294 gene encoding cytochrome P450 94B3 has product MSVFFFTLLVPFLGFLFFFKTTKQQQRSHNNNHAPLSHPIIGCLVSFYQNRHRLLDWYTEQLANSPTQTIVVRRLGARRTVVTANPRNVEYILKTNFGNFPKGKPFTEILGDFLGCGIFNVDGELWHTQRKLASNAFSTRSLKDFIVKTLQEEVQQRLVPLLEHAARENHVIDLQDVLSRLTFDTVCKVSLGYDPCCLDLSKPLPPLLTAFDTASEVSAARGSAPVFLVWKMKRMLNVGSEKALKEAVKLVHESVMNIIKLKKEEIRFNRKNGTDLLDRLLEACHEEIVVRDMVISMIMAGRDTTSAAMTWLFWLLSRHREQEASLVKEVYDENNQNQGLGLDYECLKEMKLLKACLCESMRLYPPVAWDSKHAGGADVLPDGTHVEKGDRVTYFPYGMGRMEALWGENCCEFKPQRWFHEENVDNGILKCVNPYMFPVFQAGPRVCLGREMAFIQMKYVVASILNRFVISPVSDEQPRFVPLLTAHMAGGFIVRVHKRNGTEIEK; this is encoded by the coding sequence ATGTcagttttcttcttcactcttcTAGTGCCCTTCTTAgggtttctctttttcttcaaaaccacAAAACAACAGCAACGTAGTCATAATAACAACCATGCACCTCTCTCACACCCGATCATTGGATGCCTCGTCTCCTTCTACCAAAACCGCCACCGTCTCCTCGATTGGTACACCGAACAGTTAGCCAATTCCCCGACACAGACCATAGTCGTGCGCCGCCTCGGCGCACGACGCACGGTGGTGACGGCGAACCCCCGCAACGTGGAGTACATTCTAAAGACCAACTTCGGAAACTTCCCCAAAGGCAAACCCTTCACCGAAATCCTCGGCGACTTTCTCGGGTGCGGCATATTCAACGTGGACGGCGAGCTGTGGCACACCCAGCGCAAGTTAGCGAGTAACGCGTTCAGCACGCGCTCCCTCAAGGACTTCATCGTGAAGACACTTCAAGAGGAGGTTCAACAAAGGCTTGTTCCATTACTTGAGCACGCCGCACGTGAGAATCACGTGATCGATCTGCAAGACGTGTTGAGTAGGCTGACGTTCGATACTGTGTGTAAGGTGTCGCTGGGCTACGACCCGTGCTGTTTGGACCTCTCGAAGCCGCTGCCGCCTCTTTTGACGGCGTTCGATACCGCGTCGGAGGTCAGCGCCGCCCGCGGCTCTGCCCCGGTGTTTCTGGTGTGGAAGATGAAGAGAATGCTCAACGTTGGATCAGAGaaagcattgaaggaagcagTGAAGCTAGTGCACGAGTCCGTGatgaatattataaaattgaagaaGGAGGAAATTAGGTTCAATAGAAAAAACGGCACGGATTTGCTTGATCGTTTGTTGGAGGCGTGTCACGAGGAAATTGTGGTGAGGGATATGGTTATAAGCATGATAATGGCGGGGAGGGACACCACTTCGGCCGCGATGACGTGGCTGTTTTGGTTGTTATCAAGACATAGGGAGCAAGAAGCATCGTTAGTGAAAGAGGTTTATGATGAAAATAACCAAAATCAGGGTTTGGGTTTGGATTATGAGTGTTTGAAGGAAATGAAGTTGTTGAAGGCATGTTTGTGTGAGTCCATGAGATTGTACCCACCAGTGGCATGGGACTCGAAGCATGCTGGTGGTGCTGACGTGTTACCCGATGGGACCCACGTGGAGAAAGGGGATAGGGTAACCTATTTTCCCTATGGAATGGGGAGAATGGAGGCTCTGTGGGGGGAGAATTGTTGTGAGTTTAAGCCACAACGTTGGTTTCATGAGGAGAATGTTGATAATGGGATTTTAAAGTGTGTGAATCCTTATATGTTTCCGGTGTTTCAGGCTGGGCCAAGAGTGTGTCTTGGGAGGGAAATGGCTTTTATTCAGATGAAGTATGTGGTGGCTTCTATTCTCAACCGCTTTGTGATTTCGCCTGTTTCTGATGAGCAACCTCGTTTTGTTCCTCTTCTAACGGCTCATATGGCCGGAGGGTTCATAGTGAGGGTCCACAAGAGAAATGGAACTGAAATTGAGAAGTAA